The proteins below are encoded in one region of Candidatus Obscuribacter sp.:
- a CDS encoding class I SAM-dependent methyltransferase, whose amino-acid sequence MRLLTLKNDTRKEAIGVFVSNYFTNTLNLYGMTARGADWRDDDAQTLRFEQLLKILPAQSDDAQTFTLVDYGCGYGAFLEYLDRNKIQINYLGIDCTKAMVDTSSDFFKERNDCRFICSDSLQEPTDYTVVSGTFNYKDKLDQALWQDHVLACLDNINEYTTRGFAFNLLTSYSDADKMKDHLFYANPGFFFDYCKKNYAKNVALLHDYGAYEFTVLVRK is encoded by the coding sequence ATGAGGCTTTTGACTTTGAAAAATGACACCAGAAAGGAAGCCATAGGAGTTTTTGTCAGCAATTACTTTACCAATACTCTCAATCTCTACGGCATGACAGCAAGAGGCGCAGACTGGCGCGATGACGATGCTCAGACACTGCGCTTTGAACAACTTTTAAAAATCCTACCAGCCCAGTCAGACGATGCCCAAACTTTTACGCTTGTGGACTACGGTTGCGGTTATGGCGCCTTTTTGGAGTATCTGGACCGAAACAAAATACAGATAAACTATCTCGGTATTGATTGCACAAAAGCCATGGTTGATACCAGCAGCGACTTTTTTAAAGAGCGAAATGATTGCCGCTTCATTTGCAGCGATAGCTTACAAGAGCCCACTGACTACACAGTTGTAAGTGGCACGTTTAACTATAAAGACAAACTAGATCAAGCACTCTGGCAAGACCATGTACTGGCCTGCCTGGACAACATCAACGAATACACCACTAGAGGCTTTGCCTTTAATCTTTTGACCAGCTATTCAGACGCTGACAAGATGAAAGATCATCTCTTTTATGCTAATCCTGGCTTTTTCTTTGACTATTGCAAGAAAAATTATGCTAAAAACGTGGCTCTGTTGCACGACTATGGTGCCTACGAATTTACCGTGCTGGTGAGGAAATGA